GCCACTTGATGGTAGAGCTTTCTGACTAGAAGGCAGAGGCTGGCCGCTCCAGTTTGGCTTTGACCAAAATGTACTAAACAAATAGGTGTGAGAAAATCCTTTGGCGTGATGTTCAATCAAGTGGATACATCATCAAGAAGACGTCCTCATGGTGGCAATGAGGCTAGAGGTCATTCTCCTCCACCTCGTTCTAACCAGCACATGCGAATCCGGGTCGTCGAGGTGGCCAGAGGGAGGACGGGGTACGGCTTTACCATCTCAGGACAAAGTCCCTGTGTACTCAGTTGCATCCTGAAAGGCAGCCCAGCAGATTACGTTAGCTTGCGTTCGGGTGATCACATCCTGTCAGTCAATGACATCAATGTCTCCAACGCGTCTCACGAAGATGTCGTCAAACTCATTGGACGTTGCACGGGTGTCCTACAACTGGTCATTGGTGAAGTAGAGCGTCACAGGCGACATCATCACCAGCATCGTAGCGCTGGAAGCCGTCACCATAGCAGCGCCACCATGGGACCATCTTATCTGGACTCGTGCTCCAGCGACGACGAGTTAGACGTCTTTTATGACGTTAGtgtcaacaataacaacaacagcaggACCAATACTGGCGCTCGTGGAGGCTGGTTGAAACCAAAAGTGGATTCGAAGCAGGTCGGCATCAACCGGGCTGAGCGAGTCGTGGCGGAGCTGCAGGCTGGGGGGATTTTTAACATGATCTTTGAGAACTCCAGCCAGTCCTCTAGTAGCTCTGACAAAGACAGACCTGGACGCAGCTCACCTTCCAAGAAACGTCCAACGTCGGATCCAGAATTTGCTCCATGTCGAAACACCTCCCGTTCCCAGAGCAACCCCGTCCTTCTCTCTGAGGAGGAGTTGGCCCAAGTTCTAAGTGATGACTCTGTTTTCCTGGATTCTAGTTTTCGACATATGCACCTTCACCAGCACCACCAAGCAGAACAAGACTTGGATGTTGGCGATGAGCGGGACTTGGTTCTGGATCCAAATCAGGATATTGTCAATGTGGGCATGATTGTGGGCTACCTAGGCTCCATTGAGCTAGCCTCGACAGGTACCAGCTTGGAGAGTGACAGCCTGCAAGCCATTAGAGGATGCATGAGACGCCTAAGAGCAGAGCAGAAGATCCATTCCCTGGTCCTCATGAAGGTTAGCTTGTATATTTATCATTAAACAGTATTCCTGCCCTATAGAGaagtaatgaattaaaaaaaaagtttttcattATACAACAATCCTTATCACAGGCTATATGCAcagtatatctatatataatttttaaatttgtttcctTTAAGAGCattaacttaatttttttgaacACTACACCATAGATTGAGTGGCAtttctttgttatttatttgtcaCTACTTGTTGAACTTTACTGTCAAACTATTATATTTAGAAGATAATTAACCattgtacatatgtacacaaatgCTTACCCATACCATAGTTTTTGAACATGACTGACTTTACCCCTtaacaatattaatattaataccGCATAGTGTATATGATCTTTGCTCACATATTTTCTTTCTGTTCATTTCCAattcacatttttccatttttcttctaGGTTATGCATGACAGCGTGCGCTTGTGCAGTGACAAAGGGCAGATTCTTGCAACGTATCCTGCAGAAAAACTTGCTTTCAGTGCCTGTTGTCCGGATGACCGGCGCTTCTTTGGACTAGTCACAATGCAGGCCACAGACGAAGACTGTCACTTCAACAGGGGACAATACGAAGGAGGCTTGAGGACCTCTTGCCACGTATTCATTGTGGATCCTGACCTGTGTCATCATCAGGTGAGAGCAAAGTTAGGGCTTGAGGATTTTGGATAGCTCTGCTATTTCCTAACATTAACCAATTTAAACACTGACTTAAATAATACAATGGGTTGGCTAATGGTTGAATTATATAGATCATTAAACAGTCTAGTATTTGAACATATGATTTGAAACACTTGTAAAAGTGACACAACTTTTTCAGttgtctaaaaataatgttataattaaaaaaaactgaattttggcAATAATTTTAACCGTTTCCTTATTTCCCTCAGGTGCATTTAGGAGTGGCCAGGAGGTTTGGCTTTGAATGCACCCCTGACCCAGACACGGGGGGCTGCCTGGAATTCCCACCCACTTCTCAGCCTCTCCTCCACTTTGTCTCCGTGCTTTACCGGGACATGGGAGACAACATCGAGGGGGTCCGTGCCCGAGCCTTTCCCGAGCCGGATAACGATGCCCAACAGAACCACAGTACCAGCAGTAATAGTGACAGTGGCATTGGTAACTTTTTGCCTGAGGAGAAGAGCAACAGAGTGCTCTTAGTTGACCTCGGAGGTCCTCCTCCCCACAATTACGTCTCTGGGCAGCGTCACTGGGACAGCCCACCTTCCTCGCAGCAAGGTTGGAGCCCCACCTTAGGGGCTACCGCCTCTCACCCGCCTCCTCCCCCGCCCACTATTAGGAGCAGCCACGGCCGCCACGAATCATACCTGGCCGACCTCCCTCATCCCCTCCCACTGGCGCACGGCGACGTAGCGGCTCGACATGCTCGGGGGGTTCAGCCCCACCACTACCCTCAGGGAAAGTGGGTAGGAGCTGTCGGAGGCGGGGATAAGAGAGGGTCCGGGGGGGTGGAGTCTCAGCGTTGGCTTCCAGTTCATGTGTTGAGGGACTGGCATCAGCAACACCACCATCTCCACGGCTTGAGCAGCGATCAGGAGTCGTACGCCGAATCCACGGACGGGTGGTCGTCGGCTAATTGCAGTACCCTACCTCCACCCATGAGTAAGATCCCTGCTGACCGTTACCGGGCCCCCTTGGTCCATGGAGACCACCTGGCGCCGCATGGGGGGCCCCAACCTGCACCTGGTTGCCATGTTCAGAGCAACAGTCAGCGGAAAGATGAGTGGGCCAAAAAACTGTTTGGTGCTGGAGACAGAGAGCGGAGTGAAAAGAAGCGTGGTGGTCCTAAAGATGCAgacaaaaaggtaaaaaaaagtttttaaatacatatttctcACCAAAGTTTCCACACTTTGGATGTGTCACTGTCTTTTTGAGAGGTTTCAGGGGAGTTTTGTTAAAATTAACTATGTGTTGAGAAGCCTAACAGCAGGTACTCTAGTCACATATTGCTGCTGcagaaatatattttgactaGAGTCAGTCCAAAAGCACTTTATTGATGTTATAAATCTGTCCGTGGTCATGCCAACACTCTCTGTAGCTCCTTCTGTCTTCTATTTAACTCTCCTGCTCTCTGACTGAGGCGCTTCTCTCACTGACATGTGAAAGTTTCCATTTGTGTGAAAGTTTCCCAACCTGTGTGGACTCCCACCAAACATCTCTGCACCGTCTCATGTAATGGATGCCGAGAACCTGGCCATCCAGTAGATTGATTAGTAATTCACCCTACTGTTCTAGGATCAGATCACAACAGCTAGCTAGACATGCCTTAACCTGAAAACCACCTGTTTCACACTCTGAGTCCAACAGGAGTATGTTTCCAGACTTGTGTTTCACAACAAAATGACAAGAGGGCTACTTTTCTATCAAATGTAGACATTTTCCCAAGAAAAGTGAAACTTTTTGGACATAAAAAGAAGCAGAACACAGGGTTGGCCTTAaaccctttgcagaaaaacattaataagaGGAATGGCATGTttgcaaaacaacaaagaagGAAGTTTGATACagtaaaataacagaaaaatataCTATAGCCATTTATGTTGCATTCAGTTTTGTCATGTTCCATCAGTTAtatcaattatattttaatatacaaaGGGGTGCTTATGGAATTCAACACAGGTCTTATTATAAATAATGCTCTTTTGATTGACACAATTGAAGATACAATTATACTTGTTTACATTTATTGAAGTAAAgccaaattttttttaaaaaataataataattctaacCATAAATCAACTATATTTGTGTGATTTAGTCTTCATTACCACATGGTGGCACTGCTTCCTTTTCGTAAACGTGCagacatttgaacatttttagaaTTTAAGGAGTCAAATTAGAGTATTACTTAAGTGTTTGTTAGAAATTATTTTATGCCATATCGTTATGCACCATTGGGACCTTTTGCAAAGTAATCATTACATTATATAgaatcattttatatataatagttACTATTcctcaaataaatcaaattcatcACTGTTTAGCAAATGTGATCTGTAccctggatgtgtgtgtgtgtgtgtgtgtgtgtgtgtgtgtgtgtgtgtgttagtccGACTGTTGCATGGATACAAGCCAAATATTTAACTCCCCTTCCTAAATATGGTACCTTTTTAGTTGACATTATCCAACAGATACATTTGCGGAAATATACATCTGAGGTTCACATTACTCTCACTGTAATGCTACCAATTAGTAGTGTTGGCCACATCTTGCTTTTCATCATAATTACGCAGGAATCTATCATCATAAATTCTTCCTTCCACTTTGCACAAATCAGGGTAATGACATTTACGAGACGACAGTTGCTTCGTCAACCAAGCACAAAAGATAGTACAAAAATTCAGACTTTTGTGTGGAAGTGCAAAGGCAACAGAAGACTTCTGTTTGATTTACTGAATACGTCATTCTTTGATAGCTTTGAACAGTACATCTTGATGACCGCTGACTAATCACGTGCACTTCTTAGCCACCAGTTTATGACTAAATGGAACAGCTGGACACTTTTTGGTTAAGTCATATCAGTTAATGGTTTGCTACTGAATTAGTAATTCCatctgtttgttttattgtacTATATTATGTTGTGATGGATCATCTGTATTCCAACTGATATTAAATAGGTAAAGTTAATACAGGTCAAGAGTTAagttaatataaataaaagacaaatgcaATTTATTTAAGTATAGACAGTTCAGTATAATGACACAATGCCCTTGACCGTGTTTTTTGGTCCTGCACATGCCTGTGTCTAATGTGGAATTTCACATATCAGTGGGAGAAACAAAAGGGGGAACTGATAGCGTAAATCGACCTACATCCTCATTTCAGAAAAGTCATTCAGAATCAAATCTTCAGATGATATTTGACAGGTGATTTGACGTTTTCCAGAATCGGCACTGCCATATATATTAACTAATGGTggtaaataattaaaacagtGACTGacaattaatacattttcacttgGCTACTAATATAAGCAAGAATCATGAAATTGTGAATAACTATgcattcaaatggaaacaattaTTGTAGGGAATTGAGTCCCCTTGGTGGCTCCACATGAATAATGCGTTCAATAAAATTGGAAATAGCTCCGTTTAAGGTACTGTAAACTCATTTTGATATGACTGCATCTAAATTCAATACATTTGTTTAAAGATTAGTGCTGAAAACATGCGTAAAATGAGTAAATCACAATGAAGGATTCTTCTTCTTGTAATCCAATGATAAGAAAGTGGGAAGTTAGAGAAGcagaaaagattaaaaatggaaatgcaAAAAGTTTTAATGGTTTGAAGTGTGAGAAGGGCCTGTGAAATTTTTAACATAGAACTGCAGAAGGTGAGAAAGAATTGGAGAAGAGCTGTGCTAGTGCCCATTTGTCGAGATCAAGGGAAAAAATGCAGCACACATTTTCAGATGCTTCTAAAATGATGTTGTCTGTGCGTGCACAGAATTTTATAACAAGACTAGTAAGTCATTTTATGGCcactgcttcattttttttgtttcaatccCATGTGCCTTTTTAGTAGAAATCCCAcataatttttttatgaatctaGCTCAGCTTTTTCCTCACCAAATTCAACCAAGtgggtttttttaattgaccttttgcttttttttgccatgaagGCTATACTGGAACAAAAACGGTTCTTTCTCAAGATGCAAAACTCAGATTAAATAATCTGAATGTAATAAATagtatgtaccatattttcacgactataaggcgcgcttataagtcttacattttctccaaaatagacagggcgctttataatccatttcaccttatatatggaaaaaaatggtgtcattcattgagggtgcgccttatagacgtgaaaatacggtagttaaaaTTTATTTGATATTAACCAAGTCAGGAAAACAGCACAGTacttttacatgtattttttttttagatcacgGTATTATGTTTGtctgaaaatctttgtttttGGTCTTATTTTAATCATCCCAATCTCAATAAGCACATCTTGCCTGGATGAAAAAACTACAATCTTTTCTGTCCTCAGGGTGGTCGATTTCGAGGTCTGACAATGGGTTTCCCCGCTCTCCCCCAACGTTCCGCAGCCAGACGCTCCTTTGGACGTTCCAAACGCCTCAGCTTGGCTCGCTCTCTGGATGACCTAGCGGTAagcctctcttttttttttcttcttcttcttttgtttaTCACTCCGTAACTCTATTTCACATACACATGGGCTCGGTCCACATTAACAGTCAAGTGGCGTACGTTATTGCACCTCTTGAGCTTCGTCTGAGTGTTATCGTCACATTTGAGCCACACGTGCCCCAGCATTTTCTAATAATAGCAGCTCATGCGCATCATCACATGACACCTCAAGCCCTCTTCTCATATTACCATGGCAACATACACACAGTAGTTGAGAAGAAAGCCTATAGCGAAATGCTACGTGCTTTATACACATTTGCTGGTGATTGTTCTCTTATTTGGTGGGATTTCGATCAAAAGTATGGGCAACTCTTGCAGGAAAACTTTTTAGGTCAAAATCCAAGTTGAAATGTGGGTATTTTCAAGAGGAGATTTTCTGTTTGATCAAGTCTCTTACGTTCCACGTagtctttaaatattttctttatttacacCCTATAAAACTGAATTTTAGAACATTTTTAACGTTTGAGTTGAGGTCTGAGCTCAAAGCATTACATCTAACTATCGGTTTGTGTAATGTTGACCTGAAGGGATATCAAACTCACTTTTTAGGGCTaacaattaatttttaaaattgaaaaatctcattttatctATTCAGAAGCGTCTTACCCCGAGATTCCATCGCCCTCGTCTACAAAAACATCTCAGTTTGGTTTCTGCCACTTAATTTTGGTTTACAAAAGTTtaaatcccactttttttttacacataatgACTAAAATGACCTCTCAGTATATTGCAATTATAATCTGCAATATGCTAATATTGTCAATATATCACAGCAGTACAAATCTGGTTGTGTATTTCCTAATTTTGGACATAATAAGCATCTGATGACAAAAAATCAGGCATTAGTTATTTTTAATCTTAATAAACAGTTTCATCCCACGCATGATTGCTAAACTAAAGTAAACATCATGAACAAACTCTATTTGCCAAGACTCCACGTCTGATGGCAAGCCAGATTGAAGCTGAACACTACAGCACTTTGGCTTTTCTGTCCTCTTAAGATAAAGATCagaggaaaataaacatttccgcTGTCCAATGGCTATGTGGGCACTTTGAAATTTTTTGCTTGGTCTGCTTTGGAGAATTTCACAGGAAATCTCACTAGGCCAAGGCATTGGAATGCTGCAAAATTTAAATATGGCTACCAATTAAACAAAAATTGCCCTATGACACGCTTTTCATTTCTCTTTTCGccatctttatattttttttccccactcgtAATACAGTATACCGTATGATGATTTGGTTATCATCATGTTCCGTATTCTTTTCCTCTACCCCCGCCATCCTCGTTATCTTACCTTTTTTCTTCCGGTCATTAGGCCTTTTTCTCAGGCTCATGCAGTAATGTCCATAGACAGAGACAGCTTTGTGTTGGCCAtcgagaatgtgtgtgtgtttgtgtcttttgTGCGTTCGTGTTTTGGAGAGGGGCAGCTCGAACAAATTTGGCACTCATAATGAGCCCAACAAGCTGCTCCTTTAGAATTGCTCCAACACAAAAGCATTTATGCATGGTGCAAATACACACTGACAAACACCGACACATTGCATGGATGTAGGCGAAAAAATGTTCCCTCTGAAACATATCCATGTTGTAATGTTTGCATCTGCAATTCATTTCCTGCCAGTCATACACTATTCCATCCTTTTTTAATTAGTGAGTGAAATTGTGAGTCTTGAAATATACTTCCTTGCAACTGTATTTTTCTCGCATAAATGTCGTAtttgtaaccaaaaaaatgatgactaattCAAGGGTGCAGCTTGTATTGGCAGAAATTAGACAAAATTGCAagatgacaaagacaaaacgccagacaatatggccgatatggtcatttatattaaaatagcgaaaagataaacagataaaacgcttaacaaaatttgttttaacatctatgaatgaaattcaagaaaaaaataaaccgtatcttgcataaaacgagACAAAACTTGCCATTGCTCGCTTAGGGCGCGTCACTATTTTACCGAATttaaacgtgctctgattgGCCAGACGTGAGTAGCCTTGAACATGTTTGTAGTATTTACCATGTCatcacatcccaatagttgttaaggctgattgaAGGTCTTGGGGTCAATCTTTAAAATACCAGCCTTTATACCTGCGTATTGTGTacctcatgctattattgcacccagagttTAAGTGAAAACTAGACTGCTACGAACACGCTTCCTAATTGCACTCATGTGACCTGCTTTTTTAATTCATccacgtgcaggcaacacccttttggaATGTGCAATCTAGCAGACAATCCTTTTGATCCATGCGGTATCTCAGAAATGCCACGtgtaatgatttttcttaagtaacacatttgaaaaTTGTGGAACGcggcgtcttatacgagagaaattgtaaaattcaatgattttaaaggcaattttaatggtATGGCTTATGGTCAATGGAGATGGTCAATATGCAAAAGAATATGGTAATGATCCTTCATAGATTTTTAAGAAACGCTACTTAAGAGTTGCTATTTTTGACCAACTAATGTAATCAATCATTTCAAAGGCCTTACGTACAACCCACACAACTAGTTCCTGGAGTGGTCCTTGACGGCTTAACACAAATGGCAAAGTGATTGTGAGTCTAATTGTTATCTGCTATATAAGTTGTTTTCCAGCAGGATGTAATGAGAGGTggataataaaaaacaatttaagggTTGAATGCACACATTTAAGTGCTCCACCGTGGACACAATTGACTGATTGCAGTATTGATTGCTAAAAATTTCCCCCATGATTTGCAATGTAATGAACATTGTGTATGTGATATTTCTTCTGTTGTTGGGTTGGCATGGATACACAACATGGAGGATTTATTTGTATTGCATGAACATAGGAGATTGAGCTTGAGGTGCCAAAATACAAATAGAGGAttgttgaaatgtattttttttattgtattacaccctcaaaacatgcatgccaAGTTTGTGAGATACTGTCAATTTTGTTCACAAGTTTCAAAGTGACTTTTTGGCTTGCAAATTGTTCAATAAGAGGCTTTTTAGTTCTAAATTTGACTCTGCTCCTcctaaaagctttttttaaaaatgctattatGTTGGTAAATTAAATAGTGCAATTTGTAgatcataataataatgcaaaggtttttgaaatgatttattttggtcTCATTTTTCTATGCCGTAAATAACTCTTGTACATGAAGCAATTAGTTGGTGAACAGGATCCATCATGCATCAGGTTTTTCCATTGTATTCTAAAGTAGAAGTGCTATGCGTGACTATTTATGGCTGGTTTACATGGTTGTTATCCGCATTGCACACCAGCAAAAAACGAGAGGGAGCAAATCACATGTCCAACCGTCATTGTAAAAAGTTCACGTGTGCATGGCGAGTGCCTGTATAACATTTTGTGTTGAAAGCCTAGCAATTGCTAGCACTCTTCCTCATTATCTTTAATCTGTATCTGCAAATATTTATAAAAGTGGTATTTTGTGGTTTGCATGATGCAGGCATGACCTTTGCCTCAAGCTGTCCTTTTTTTTGGAGACAAATGTAACTTGTCAATTAGACAGGAGAAGGCTTTATTCTCATCTTTTGTGGCTTCGCCTGCTTTTCTGCTTGCTAGATTCACCACATTTAAGAAGaaccaaaccttttttttttttaaatggtgtgtTGTATGTACAAGAAACACTCAAAACTGATGATTGTTGTTTGTGGAGTAAGAATTAGATGATTTCAACAAGAGGTGATTTAGTAGAATTTGTGGTAGTTTTGTCTGGCTTCTTCTGGTAATTTAATGGTAATTCAACTGAGTGTGTTAAAAACggaatttgttttcatttttaagggAGTTTTGCGCATAGTATATACTTTTTGATCCCGTTGCAGTAATATTTTTGCCCAGCAGTTTACATATTCCTCTTTCAAAAGCATTTATTGTGGTTTTCCTGTTTATTTCAACACATTTGCATAATAGTCATAGATAGTTTCCTTCCCATTAGacgccacttttttttccacacgtAGTAAAGTGGTGCTGCACCCACTGCGCTTAACCTCAGGGCCCATCCTAGTAAGCAATGTAGGGAACAGGTAGGGTCGAAAATGTATCACCATTGTGTGTGTCAAGGCATGTTGTGGAATGCACTTAAAGTACTTTTTGAACTTTTCTACACCGTGTCATCATTTTAACAATTTGATCGAATGGTGCTGTCCACTTCAATTCTTGTCCTTCCGCCTTCTCTTGATTTGCCAAGAAGGATCAAACCATCAaattctccccccccccccccctccctgtcATGAATGTCACTTGTGCATAGGGCATACTAATGGGATGAGAGACGAGAGGCAATGGGGGGCTGAGGGGGGGCATTCACTCAGAGCGGAGTCTATATGTGTAGGGGTGATGTGATGGGTGGGGGTGTCAAGGTGGGGGTCACCCTCTTCAGCctggttttgcattttgcatctgATTAGTGTATGCGCAAGCCTCTCACATTACAACAGTGTGGGTGGAATAGGAATCACACAAGGGTGGGTGGCAATGCAGAGAAAGAGGAGGGTGAGAGCAGAGAGGCAGGGCGGCGGAGACGatagaatgaggaggaagaggaggaggaggaggaggggagatGAGAGAAAGCAAGCAAGTTGGAAGGGGAATTTAGAGACAGCGACATTTTGGAACGCTCTGCTCTTTTTGACGGCATCAAGCttcaacgcacacacacaagaaaGCGCATCTACTCTGCCGATAGCGACGTGCACCTTGGGGGAACTCGCATATGTAGTGTTGGGGATTACTCGTGGTGGTCTTCATGGAGCATCAAACTTTGAGTGGGCACCCAGAAACGACCTCTCAATCTGTAAGtaggtttgagtgtgtgtgtgtgggtgtgagaTCTTGCTATTCAATTGGTTGTATCCATATACATCATTGCCTTATGGGATTGTGGGGATATAATTCGCTGTGGTTGTATCAGTCTAACTTCCAAAATCTGATCAGACATCTTTTGAGGAAGTCCATGTTTATCCTATACTAAAATGCATTGGATGTTCTAAAACTTTAGTTGCACAGCCCAGTTCTGGAATGACAGGTCATGTGATCATCCAAAGCCAATCACCAGACCTTTTCGTTGACAACGTTTCATCAAAGGAAAACCTGTTGATATCAGGCCTGCTCTGGAAAAGCAACAAGAGACAACACGCTCGCTCACGTATGCCTCGgatgggtttaaaaaaatcacatcaagTACGAAGATGGCAGTTTGTTTGAAAGCAGTGCAGATCTATTTGACTGCCATTATACACAGGCAGTAACAGATTGTAGTTTGCCGCTTATCTGACAGTGTTTATGCAACAGGCCAAGAACCCCCCCTCCCCGACCCTCCTTCGATCTCAACGCTCATAAACCAGCCTTTCATAGCATAGAAAAAGAACAATCACACAATATGATGGCCATAGTGACCGACAAACACACagcttctgtgtgtgtgtgtgtatgtgtgttgctCGTGATTTCTCCTGAGACCAAAAGTGTTTGTAGACAAGGCGAATCAGATGATTGCTACTCTATACATGAAACACCTCAGGATGCTACTTGCCACATTAGATATAAGCTTTTTCCCAGAAAGATAAGTGTCTTTTTTGGGGTGCAGTTCACCTCAAGAGCACAATCAAATACTTAAACGTGATAAGTCAGTTGCTGCAGGGTTTGCAATAGGGGATTTGttaaaaccttttttattttctgacattttgctgtacttttgACTGAGAGAGCAGTCTTAGAGCCTCAAATCTAAGTCACACACATGTTATATCATAAGTAATACATAATACCAATGTGTTATCGATGATAGC
This region of Stigmatopora nigra isolate UIUO_SnigA chromosome 6, RoL_Snig_1.1, whole genome shotgun sequence genomic DNA includes:
- the rgs12b gene encoding regulator of G-protein signaling 12b isoform X3 gives rise to the protein MFNQVDTSSRRRPHGGNEARGHSPPPRSNQHMRIRVVEVARGRTGYGFTISGQSPCVLSCILKGSPADYVSLRSGDHILSVNDINVSNASHEDVVKLIGRCTGVLQLVIGEVERHRRHHHQHRSAGSRHHSSATMGPSYLDSCSSDDELDVFYDVSVNNNNNSRTNTGARGGWLKPKVDSKQVGINRAERVVAELQAGGIFNMIFENSSQSSSSSDKDRPGRSSPSKKRPTSDPEFAPCRNTSRSQSNPVLLSEEELAQVLSDDSVFLDSSFRHMHLHQHHQAEQDLDVGDERDLVLDPNQDIVNVGMIVGYLGSIELASTGTSLESDSLQAIRGCMRRLRAEQKIHSLVLMKVMHDSVRLCSDKGQILATYPAEKLAFSACCPDDRRFFGLVTMQATDEDCHFNRGQYEGGLRTSCHVFIVDPDLCHHQVHLGVARRFGFECTPDPDTGGCLEFPPTSQPLLHFVSVLYRDMGDNIEGVRARAFPEPDNDAQQNHSTSSNSDSGIGNFLPEEKSNRVLLVDLGGPPPHNYVSGQRHWDSPPSSQQGWSPTLGATASHPPPPPPTIRSSHGRHESYLADLPHPLPLAHGDVAARHARGVQPHHYPQGKWVGAVGGGDKRGSGGVESQRWLPVHVLRDWHQQHHHLHGLSSDQESYAESTDGWSSANCSTLPPPMSKIPADRYRAPLVHGDHLAPHGGPQPAPGCHVQSNSQRKDEWAKKLFGAGDRERSEKKRGGPKDADKKGGRFRGLTMGFPALPQRSAARRSFGRSKRLSLARSLDDLASTAVSDGELNSVELQGCSSDNSLNSNASLPSVQSHRRHTERRVASWAVCFERLLQDPVGVRYFSEFLKKEFSEENILFWQACEFFSHIPENDKKQLSQRAREIYNSFLSSKATTPVNIDNQAQLADDILNAPRPEMFKEQQLQIFNLMKFDSYTRFLKSLLYQACMLAEVEGRPLPDPYHIPSSPTSKHSTTGSDRSNLSTPKKEDKRSKSGRSLNDESDSSDRRKGIFFSWSRNRSFGKGPKKRELIDFNYNFSGSNGRRESQGSLSSGASLELGTSGSGKNEGDTSRVAASERGGGSAPLRQCNINLPDGSCCSVPLRAGVSIRDLLLGLCEKLCINLAAIDLFLVGGEKPLVLDQDCMTLCSRDLRLEKRTLFRLDLVPINRSVGLKAKPTKPVTEVLRPVVAKYGLHLSDLVARISGESEPLDLGLPISNLDGLRVVLDSAEHLPGKAPTKSHIGASTSRNQSTTVKTEANIEEGKEEKVSKLRAEQHPTVEPTLNLLLPYPLGPMSTHDANPSLLPLTAIAKPPNKPWMLTRSALITSDKAAGAAPEIGEGAAEDANWTPSGKT
- the rgs12b gene encoding regulator of G-protein signaling 12b isoform X2, with the protein product MFNQVDTSSRRRPHGGNEARGHSPPPRSNQHMRIRVVEVARGRTGYGFTISGQSPCVLSCILKGSPADYVSLRSGDHILSVNDINVSNASHEDVVKLIGRCTGVLQLVIGEVERHRRHHHQHRSAGSRHHSSATMGPSYLDSCSSDDELDVFYDVSVNNNNNSRTNTGARGGWLKPKVDSKQVGINRAERVVAELQAGGIFNMIFENSSQSSSSSDKDRPGRSSPSKKRPTSDPEFAPCRNTSRSQSNPVLLSEEELAQVLSDDSVFLDSSFRHMHLHQHHQAEQDLDVGDERDLVLDPNQDIVNVGMIVGYLGSIELASTGTSLESDSLQAIRGCMRRLRAEQKIHSLVLMKVMHDSVRLCSDKGQILATYPAEKLAFSACCPDDRRFFGLVTMQATDEDCHFNRGQYEGGLRTSCHVFIVDPDLCHHQVHLGVARRFGFECTPDPDTGGCLEFPPTSQPLLHFVSVLYRDMGDNIEGVRARAFPEPDNDAQQNHSTSSNSDSGIGNFLPEEKSNRVLLVDLGGPPPHNYVSGQRHWDSPPSSQQGWSPTLGATASHPPPPPPTIRSSHGRHESYLADLPHPLPLAHGDVAARHARGVQPHHYPQGKWVGAVGGGDKRGSGGVESQRWLPVHVLRDWHQQHHHLHGLSSDQESYAESTDGWSSANCSTLPPPMSKIPADRYRAPLVHGDHLAPHGGPQPAPGCHVQSNSQRKDEWAKKLFGAGDRERSEKKRGGPKDADKKGGRFRGLTMGFPALPQRSAARRSFGRSKRLSLARSLDDLASTAVSDGELNSVELQGCSSDNSLNSNASLPSVQSHRRHTERRVASWAVCFERLLQDPVGVRYFSEFLKKEFSEENILFWQACEFFSHIPENDKKQLSQRAREIYNSFLSSKATTPVNIDNQAQLADDILNAPRPEMFKEQQLQIFNLMKFDSYTRFLKSLLYQACMLAEVEGRPLPDPYHIPSSPTSKHSTTGSDRSNLSTPKKEDKRSKSGRSLNDESDSSDRRKGIFFSWSRNRSFGKGPKKRELIDFNYNFSGSNGRRESQGSLSSGASLELGTSGSGKNEGDTSRVAASERGGGSAPLRQCNINLPDGSCCSVPLRAGVSIRDLLLGLCEKLCINLAAIDLFLVGGEKPLVLDQDCMTLCSRDLRLEKRTLFRLDLVPINRSVGLKAKPTKPVTEVLRPVVAKYGLHLSDLVARISGESEPLDLGLPISNLDGLRVVLDSAEHLPGKAPTKSHIGASTSRNQSTTAPEKRKQKKINIDEAEEFFDLISKAQSNRADDQRGLLNKSDLQLPDFLRLAPSGTGRAVPPTYDPEPGCSTPYSRNPGNDRSSTGHFLNAHHQSQSLDSALGSDNIGWGNARPPTSLFPPTISPIHPSREAQRGAFKDTCKGASFQMLEEDALSDLTLVGEGDIDSPSLHYVPPSPLQAKPQQQAQDFRPGSGTSPA